One window of the Amycolatopsis mediterranei genome contains the following:
- a CDS encoding NAD(P)/FAD-dependent oxidoreductase has translation MNTPRSVLVVGASAAGLSTVESLRRRGYGGELTVLGAETHLPYDRPPLSKQVLAGNWEIDRTLLRPEPALSALDAEFVLGDAATGLDPATRTVRTASGRTLEADAVVLATGVRPRTLPGQDDIAGIHVLRTLEDTLALRADLLAASRLVVVGEGVLGAEIAATAAGMGLAVTMVGPQPAPMAAQVGPLIGELLAQVHTEGGVELRLGTGVSGFTSRRHRVAGVCLDTGEVLPADVVVVAIGAKPVTGWLEGSGLTLDNGVLCDSRCRAAEGVYAVGDVARWHHEGFGNAMRLENRTNATEQANAVAANVLGDDLAYAPVPYYWTDQFHVKLQVHGLLPADAAVTVVDGDVATGRFVARYTRDGRTTGVLGWNMPKQTRLRRQEVVDALTESVAA, from the coding sequence GTGAACACACCCCGGAGTGTTCTGGTGGTCGGCGCGTCCGCGGCCGGCCTCTCCACAGTGGAATCGCTGCGGCGCCGGGGCTATGGCGGCGAGCTGACGGTGCTCGGGGCCGAGACGCACCTGCCCTACGACCGGCCACCGCTGTCCAAGCAGGTGCTCGCCGGGAACTGGGAGATCGACCGGACGCTGCTGCGGCCGGAGCCGGCACTGTCCGCTTTGGACGCCGAGTTCGTCCTCGGGGACGCGGCCACCGGGCTGGACCCGGCGACCCGGACCGTCCGCACGGCTTCCGGGCGCACCCTGGAAGCGGACGCCGTCGTGCTCGCCACCGGCGTCCGGCCGCGCACCCTGCCGGGGCAGGACGACATCGCCGGCATCCACGTGCTCCGCACCCTCGAGGACACGCTGGCGCTGCGGGCGGACCTGCTCGCCGCGTCCCGGCTCGTCGTCGTCGGCGAAGGCGTGCTCGGTGCCGAGATCGCCGCCACCGCGGCCGGGATGGGCCTGGCCGTCACCATGGTCGGCCCCCAGCCGGCACCGATGGCGGCCCAGGTCGGCCCCCTGATCGGCGAACTGCTTGCCCAGGTGCACACCGAAGGCGGGGTCGAGCTGCGGCTGGGCACCGGGGTCAGCGGCTTCACGAGCCGGCGGCACCGGGTCGCCGGCGTCTGCCTGGACACCGGCGAGGTGCTGCCGGCCGACGTGGTCGTCGTCGCCATCGGCGCGAAGCCGGTGACCGGCTGGCTCGAGGGTAGTGGCCTGACGCTGGACAACGGCGTGCTCTGTGACTCCCGCTGCCGGGCCGCCGAGGGCGTCTACGCGGTAGGCGACGTCGCGCGCTGGCACCACGAGGGCTTCGGTAACGCGATGCGGCTGGAGAACCGGACCAACGCGACCGAACAAGCCAACGCCGTGGCGGCCAACGTCCTCGGCGACGACCTGGCGTATGCGCCCGTGCCCTACTACTGGACCGACCAGTTCCACGTCAAGCTGCAGGTCCACGGGCTGCTTCCGGCGGACGCCGCAGTGACCGTCGTGGACGGTGACGTGGCCACCGGCCGGTTCGTCGCCCGCTACACCCGAGACGGCCGGACGACCGGCGTGCTCGGCTGGAACATGCCGAAGCAGACGCGGCTTCGTCGCCAGGAAGTTGTCGACGCGCTCACCGAATCCGTAGCCGCCTGA
- a CDS encoding ferredoxin — protein MKVSVDQEKCCAAGTCAMVAPGVFDQRDEDGIVVLLLSEPPADLHDSVREAASVCPAMAIHLSEDA, from the coding sequence ATGAAGGTATCCGTCGATCAGGAGAAGTGCTGCGCCGCCGGGACGTGCGCGATGGTCGCGCCCGGCGTGTTCGACCAGCGCGACGAGGACGGCATCGTCGTCCTGCTCCTCAGCGAGCCGCCGGCCGACCTGCACGACAGCGTCCGCGAAGCCGCCAGTGTCTGCCCGGCTATGGCGATCCACCTGAGCGAGGACGCGTGA